A genomic stretch from Microtus ochrogaster isolate Prairie Vole_2 linkage group LG10, MicOch1.0, whole genome shotgun sequence includes:
- the LOC101983178 gene encoding retinol dehydrogenase 2-like translates to MWLYLVALVGLWTLLRLIRERQVVSHLQDKHVFITGCDTGFGNLLARLLDRRGMRVLAACLTEKGAEELRNKTSDRLETVILDVTNTENIVAATKWVKERVGNRGLWGLVNNAGIAIPSGLNEWMNKEDFAKILNVNLLGLIEVTLSMLPLVRKARGRVVNVSSIMGRVSFSGGGYSISKYGVEAFSDSLRRELSYFGVKVAIIEPGFFQTAITSSDRHSLHSQMLWDRASSEVKEIYDEKFLSSYLTGLKLLDKVCNKDLSLVTDCMEHALTSCHPRTRYSPGWDAKLVYIPVSYLPTCLADVILFWTFPKPEKAL, encoded by the exons ATGTGGCTCTACCTGGTGGCTCTAGTGGGCCTGTGGACCCTCCTGCGCTTGatcagggagaggcaggtggtgaGCCATCTCCAAGACAAGCATGTCTTCATCACGGGCTGTGACACGGGCTTTGGGAACCTGCTGGCAAGGCTGCTGGACAGGAGAGGCATGAGGGTGCTGGCTGCATGTCTGACGGAGAAGGGAGCCGAGGAGCTGAGGAACAAGACATCAGACAGGCTGGAGACAGTGATCCTTGACGTCACCAACACAGAGAATATTGTGGCAGCCACTAAGTGGGTGAAGGAGCGTGTTGGGAACAGAG GACTCTGGGGCCTGGTCAACAATGCTGGCATCGCCATCCCCTCGGGTCTCAATGAGTGGATGAACAAAGAGGATTTTGCAAAGATACTGAATGTGAACCTGTTGGGCTTGATCGAGGTGACTCTGAGCATGCTGCCCTTAGTGAGGAAGGCCAGGGGCCGTGTGGTCAACGTCTCCAGCATCATGGGTCGAGTGTCTTTCTCTGGTGGTGGTTACAGCATCTCCAAGTATGGTGTGGAGGCCTTCTCGGACTCCCTCAG GAGGGAGCTGTCCTATTTTGGAGTGAAGGTGGCTATCATAGAACCTGGCTTCTTCCAGACTGCTATTACCAGTAGTGACAGGCATTCGTTACACTCCCAGATGCTGTGGGACCGGGCAAGCTCAGAAGTCAAGGAGATCTATGACGAGAAGTTTTTGTCATCCT ATCTGACAGGGCTAAAGTTATTGGACAAAGTGTGCAACAAGGACCTCTCCTTGGTGACGGACTGCATGGAGCATGCACTGACTTCCTGTCATCCCCGGACCCGATATTCACCTGGTTGGGATGCCAAGCTTGTCTACATCCCTGTGAGCTACCTGCCCACCTGTCTTGCAGATGTCATCTTATTCTGGACCTTCCCGAAGCCTGAAAAAGCTCTGTGA